In Alicyclobacillus macrosporangiidus CPP55, a single window of DNA contains:
- a CDS encoding YeiH family protein, producing MRIPEGQDARGQAVRRFALGVAFTLIIAGLGTGLARLPGLNRIGPLACAIALAVVYRQWAGYPERLRSGIQFSAKRLLRFAIVLYGLKLNIAIILHDGLGLLVRDVATIAFSISLMALLAKWWKADLSLALLLGVGTGVCGASAIAAVSPILRAKEEDTAVAAGIIALAGTVFAIAYTLVRPLLPLTAMQYGVWSGVSIHEVAQVALAAAPAGSQSLAVALLAKLGRVFLLIPLAFGMMLWMKWRGGHDGQVKVEFPWFLVGFLIMSLAGSYLVPVLKVPAGWLQGVSTLSSFLLTAAMVGLGMNVSLKDVRTKAVRPFLAMIATSALLSGWTLLSLW from the coding sequence GTGCGGATCCCGGAAGGCCAGGACGCGCGCGGGCAGGCGGTCCGCCGTTTCGCGCTGGGGGTTGCTTTCACCTTGATCATCGCCGGCCTTGGGACCGGATTGGCCCGTCTGCCGGGCTTGAACCGGATCGGTCCGTTGGCCTGCGCCATCGCCCTGGCGGTCGTGTACCGGCAATGGGCCGGGTATCCGGAACGCTTGCGCAGCGGGATCCAGTTCTCCGCGAAGCGGCTGCTGCGCTTCGCGATCGTGCTGTACGGGCTCAAGTTGAACATCGCCATCATCCTGCACGACGGTTTGGGGCTCTTGGTGCGCGATGTGGCGACCATCGCGTTCTCCATCAGCCTCATGGCCCTGCTGGCCAAGTGGTGGAAGGCGGATCTTTCGCTCGCCCTGCTGCTCGGCGTCGGGACGGGGGTGTGCGGGGCTTCGGCCATCGCGGCGGTGTCACCCATTCTTCGCGCCAAGGAGGAGGACACGGCCGTCGCCGCCGGGATCATCGCATTGGCGGGGACGGTTTTCGCCATCGCCTATACGCTGGTGCGGCCTCTGTTGCCCTTGACGGCTATGCAGTACGGGGTCTGGTCCGGCGTGAGCATCCACGAGGTGGCGCAGGTGGCGTTGGCGGCGGCGCCGGCGGGATCGCAGTCGTTGGCGGTGGCCTTGTTGGCCAAACTGGGCCGGGTCTTTCTCTTGATCCCGCTGGCTTTTGGGATGATGCTGTGGATGAAGTGGCGGGGCGGGCACGACGGCCAGGTGAAGGTGGAATTTCCGTGGTTTCTCGTCGGGTTTCTCATCATGAGCCTGGCCGGCAGCTACCTGGTGCCCGTCCTGAAGGTGCCGGCGGGTTGGCTGCAGGGGGTTTCCACGTTGAGCAGCTTCCTGTTGACGGCGGCCATGGTGGGTCTGGGAATGAACGTAAGTCTAAAGGACGTTCGCACCAAGGCGGTGCGCCCTTTTCTCGCGATGATCGCCACGTCGGCGCTTCTGTCGGGGTGGACGCTGCTGTCCCTGTGGTGA
- the map gene encoding type I methionyl aminopeptidase, translating into MIVTKSRYEINLMREAGKVVAECHAALAEFIRPGIRTKDIDAFVESFLLRHHMEPAQKGYRGYPFASCTSVNDVICHGFPGDYVLQEGDIITVDMVALHKGLHADSAWSYAVGEISDEARHLLTVTKNALFKGIEMAVVGNHISDIGHAIQTYVESEGLSVVREYIGHGIGREMHESPEVLHYGPPHRGPRIRKGMTFTIEPMVNTGTYETKLDPDGWTARTADGGLSAQYEHTLAITDNGPEILTQL; encoded by the coding sequence GTGATCGTCACGAAGAGCCGATATGAGATCAACCTGATGCGAGAAGCCGGTAAGGTGGTGGCCGAGTGCCACGCCGCTTTGGCGGAATTCATCCGCCCCGGCATCCGGACCAAGGACATCGACGCGTTCGTAGAGTCCTTTTTGCTCCGCCACCACATGGAGCCGGCCCAGAAGGGCTACCGGGGTTACCCGTTCGCTTCCTGTACGTCCGTCAACGATGTGATCTGCCACGGATTTCCTGGCGACTACGTGCTGCAGGAGGGCGACATCATCACCGTCGACATGGTGGCGTTGCACAAGGGATTGCACGCGGATTCGGCGTGGAGCTATGCCGTGGGCGAGATCAGCGATGAGGCCCGGCACCTGTTGACCGTCACCAAAAACGCTCTGTTCAAGGGCATCGAGATGGCGGTCGTCGGAAATCACATCTCCGATATCGGCCACGCCATTCAGACCTACGTGGAATCGGAGGGCTTGTCGGTGGTGCGGGAGTACATCGGCCACGGAATCGGCCGCGAGATGCACGAGAGCCCGGAGGTGCTGCACTATGGCCCGCCGCACCGTGGACCGCGCATCCGCAAGGGCATGACGTTCACCATCGAGCCCATGGTCAACACGGGCACCTATGAGACGAAGCTCGATCCCGACGGCTGGACGGCCCGCACGGCGGACGGCGGCCTCAGCGCCCAGTACGAGCACACCCTGGCCATCACGGACAACGGCCCGGAGATCCTGACCCAGCTGTGA
- a CDS encoding GntR family transcriptional regulator: MLDNHFWPMMGATSSEFGKSLPQQIADYIATEILQGRFRPGERLKEEDLAAKFQTSRAPVREALYLLQIDGLVERQPRRGTVVKAYTEKEIRELYEVRQGLEQIAVERLRHAWSRRAAERFHAVLADMEQALADSDAEAYSESNEAFHELIFDLAGNEVLLRLYRQLQNLLRLLLRLSTQEAAQMRASYDEHRAIVAALERGDFEEAKRVLAQNVDHGLHRALGTRAEVPPSSRK; this comes from the coding sequence ATGTTGGACAACCATTTCTGGCCGATGATGGGCGCCACATCTTCTGAGTTTGGGAAATCTTTGCCGCAGCAGATCGCCGACTACATCGCCACCGAGATCCTGCAAGGCCGTTTCCGTCCAGGCGAACGGCTGAAAGAGGAGGACCTGGCCGCCAAGTTCCAGACCAGCCGCGCACCGGTGCGGGAAGCGCTGTACCTGCTGCAGATCGATGGACTGGTCGAGCGCCAGCCTCGCCGGGGTACCGTGGTGAAGGCGTACACCGAAAAGGAGATCCGTGAGCTGTACGAGGTGCGCCAGGGATTGGAGCAGATCGCGGTGGAGCGGCTCCGGCACGCTTGGAGCCGGCGTGCGGCGGAGCGGTTTCACGCCGTGCTCGCGGATATGGAACAAGCGCTGGCCGACTCGGACGCAGAGGCGTACTCGGAGTCCAATGAGGCCTTTCACGAACTCATTTTCGATCTCGCTGGCAACGAAGTGCTGCTGCGTCTCTACCGCCAGCTGCAGAACCTGCTGCGCCTGCTGCTGCGCCTCTCCACGCAGGAGGCGGCTCAGATGCGCGCTTCCTACGACGAGCACCGGGCCATCGTGGCGGCTTTGGAGCGCGGAGATTTCGAGGAAGCCAAGCGGGTCCTGGCGCAAAATGTCGATCACGGTCTCCACCGCGCCCTCGGCACGCGCGCGGAGGTGCCCCCGAGTTCTCGAAAATGA